A window of the Arachis duranensis cultivar V14167 chromosome 5, aradu.V14167.gnm2.J7QH, whole genome shotgun sequence genome harbors these coding sequences:
- the LOC107490802 gene encoding ABC transporter F family member 4 (The sequence of the model RefSeq protein was modified relative to this genomic sequence to represent the inferred CDS: added 71 bases not found in genome assembly), producing MICVPCRCSAVPASAPPFSFCFTSVPVAWLPELPLFFFGSISASFDKVSTMVRKKAEDAGPSAKTKASSKDVPKKEKVSISAMLASMDEKPDKPKKPSSIKPKAKAAPKPSAYTDGIDLPPSDEDEDEALLEEEEENASKRQQRSELKTLEISTTDKELKKREKKDILAAHAVEQAKKEALKDDHDAFTVVIGSRTSVLDGDDDADANVKDITIENFSVSARGKELLKNASVKISHGKRYGLVGPNGKGKSTLLKLLAWRKIPVPKNIDVLLVEQEVVGDDKTALEAVVSANEELVQVRQEVASLQNAASAEGSVDNEEDDAGEKLAELYEKLQLMGSDAAEAQASKILAGLGFTKDMQGRPTKSFSGGWRMRISLARALFVVPTLLLLDEPTNHLDLRAVLWLEEYLCRWKKTLVVVSHDRDFLNTVCTEIIHLHDLKLHFYRGNFDDFESGYEQRRKEMNKKYEIYDKQLKAAKRSGNRAQQEKVKDRAKFVAAKEASKAKGKGKGKVDEDEAPPEVPQKWRDYSVEFHFPEPTELTPPLLQLIEVSFSYPNREDFRLSNIDVGIDMGTRVAIVGPNGAGKSTLLNLLAGDLVPSEGEVRRSQKLRIGRYSQHFVDLLTMDETPVQYLLRLHPDQEGLSKQEAVRAKLGKFGLPSHNHLTPIAKLSGGQKARVVFTSISMSRPHILLLDEPTNHLDMQSIDALADALDEFTGGVVLVSHDSRLISRVCEDEERSQIWVVEDGTVRTSIGTFDDYKDELMKEIKAEVDD from the exons GGTTCCGGTCGCCTGGTTGCCTGAGCTgcctctcttcttcttcggtTCTATCTCAGCTTCCTTCGACaag GTTTCAACAATGGTTAGAAAAAAGGCAGAAGATGCAGGCCCATCAGCAAAAACTAAGGCAAGTAGCAAAGATGTCCCTAAGAAGGAAAAAGTTTCCATCTCGGCCATGCTGGCCAGCATGGATGAAAAGCCTGATAAACCCAAAAAGCCATCTTCCATTAAACCCAAGGCAAAAGCTGCTCCAAAACCTTCTGCATATACTGATGGTATTGATCTTCCTCCATCTgacgaagatgaagatgaagctctcttggaggaggaggaagagaatgCCTCCAAACGGCAGCAGAGGAGTGAGTTGAAGACACTTGAAATTTCAACCACAGACAAAGAGCTGAAGAAGCGTGAGAAGAAGGATATTTTAGCAGCTCATGCTGTTGAGCAGGCAAAGAAGGAAGCTCTTAAGGATGATCATGATGCTTTCACTGTGGTCATTGGAAGTCGGACTTCAGTGCTTGATGGAGATGATGATGCTGATGCTAATGTCAAAGATATAACAATAGAGAATTTCTCGGTGTCTGCTCGGGGTAAAGAACTTCTAAAGAATGCATCAGTGAAGATATCTCATGGGAAGAGGTATGGTTTGGTTGGACCCAATGGAAAGGGGAAGTCCACACTATTGAAGCTTCTTGCTTGGAGGAAGATACCGGTACCTAAGAATATTGATGTCCTTCTGGTTGAGCAAGAGGTAGTAGGTGATGATAAAACAGCACTGGAAGCTGTTGTGTCAGCTAATGAAGAACTGGTTCAAGTTCGACAAGAAGTTGCTTCTCTGCAAAATGCAGCTTCTGCAGAAGGAAGTGTTGACAATGAGGAAGATGATGCAGGAGAGAAGCTAGCAGAGCTGTACGAGAAACTACAGCTGATGGGTTCTGATGCTGCTGAAGCTCAAGCATCAAAGATTTTAGCGGGTTTGGGTTTTACAAAGGATATGCAGGGCCGGCCAACAAAATCTTTCAGTGGTGGATGGAGAATGAGGATTTCTTTAGCTCGAGCACTTTTTGTGGTGCCGACTTTGTTATTGCTTGATGAACCCACAAATCACCTTGACTTGAGGGCTGTTCTCTGGCTGGAAGAGTACCTGTGCCGTTGGAAGAAGACTTTGGTTGTTGTTTCACATGATAGGGATTTCCTCAATACAGTTTGCACTGAGATTATTCATCTTCATGACTTGAAACTCCATTTCTATCGTGGAAACTTTGATGACTTTGAGAGTGGGTATGAACAGCGTCGTAAAGAGATGAAcaagaagtatgagatttatGACAAGCAACTAAAAGCTGCAAAAAGGAGTGGTAATCGAGCTCAGCAAGAAAAGGTGAAAGATCGAGCGAAGTTTGTGGCAGCTAAAGAAGCATCTAAAGCCAAGGGAAAGGGCAAGGGCAAGGTTGATGAAGATGAGGCCCCACCAGAGGTTCCACAGAAGTGGAGGGACTACAGTGTTGAATTTCACTTCCCTGAACCTACCGAGCTCACGCCTCCACTTCTTCAGCTTATTGAAGTGAGCTTCAGTTATCCAAACCGTGAGGACTTCAGACTGTCAAATATTGATGTTGGCATTGATATGGGAACTCGTGTTGCCATTGTTGGGCCTAATGGAGCTGGAAAATCTACACTACTGAACCTTCTGGCTGGTGATTTGGTTCCAAGTGAAGGTGAAGTTAGGAGAAGTCAGAAGTTGCGAATAGGAAGATACTCGCAACACTTTGTGGACCTTCTAACTATGGATGAAACCCCCGTTCAGTATCTTCTTCGTCTCCACCCAGACCAGGAAGGACTTAGCAAGCAAGAGGCCGTCCGTGCAAAACTCGGTAAGTTTGGGCTACCTAGTCATAACCATCTCACCCCTATTGCCAAACTATCAGGAGGGCAGAAGGCTAGGGTGGTATTTACCTCAATATCCATGTCAAGACCCCATATTTTGTTGTTGGATGAACCCACTAATCATCTAGACATGCAAAGTATTGATGCGTTGGCTGATGCACTAGACGAGTTCACTGGTGGAGTTGTTCTTGTTAGTCATGACTCGAGATTGATATCGCGTGTATGTGAGGATGAAGAAAGGAGTCAAATCTGGGTTGTCGAGGATGGTACTGTCAGGACTTCAATTGGAACATTCGATGATTACAAGGACGAGTTGATGAAAGAAATCAAAGCTGAAGTTGATGACTAA